Part of the Panicum virgatum strain AP13 chromosome 4N, P.virgatum_v5, whole genome shotgun sequence genome is shown below.
TGCTTGATTGGGTTTGGCCCGGGGCAAGTTCTTTTCAACCGACAATTGTATCTTTACGCGATCTGCAGGGATCAAAGTTAATTGAAAGCTTGCCTCCAGCTTTTCAGTCTTCCCATGAACAACTTGTGCTGCCAATCAGTGGAAGAGGGAGGGCTGACCTAACACAACTACTGTACTCAGGATGCCAAGAGTGCCTAGAAACAGAAAGAAAAGATCCTATTTGGAACTCGCGTAGTTTTTGAGATACCTACGAGAGTTGAATTGTTTCCTGTTAAATTCCTGCGAAATTAGTTTCCATGAGAATCCCAGGTTTAAAACATTACTACCTAGCGTGTACCAAAGCTGTTCTTTGTGGCTTTAAGCATTTAACCATGCCCATGCAGCTGATTTGTTCACTTTTACTGTCTTCTGAAAAGTTATTTACTTTACTTTAACCACTGTTTCATTGTTTTAATATTTTGCATCCATATTGAAACTGATGCATGTTATTATGAAAGGTTCACCTGTCCCCAGAATATTGTCAATACCTACTCCATCTTAGTTGATCGACAGTTTGCTATCGCCTTTTATGTTGTGCTCCTCCTCAACAACTGGTAGCATTCCGAAAGAGGACAGTCTAACTGAACATGGCAACTCTTCCTTTCGTGAAAATAACTGCGTAAAACAGCAGCAATATGCACAACTCAAAGCTACCGTCAGGATCAAATGATGAGTCATGGTAATCGCTAATCGGTATTAACTACTGGCATACGAACACATTATCTGCAAAGGAAAGGATAAAAATGTTTCATTAAGACAGCGAGGTAGCTATATATGCTATCagacgatttttttttttacattttgcTTGAGCTGCATAACCTAGAACCCTTTCTGGAGACTACTTCCCCATAAGatttcaaaaggaaaaaaaaaactgacatCTTCATTGGAAGAGAAGTCAGCAATTGCTCCAGCAAAAAAGGATGCATCACTTGCTTTTCGACCTCCAGTCCATGATTGCAGAACGAAGAGAGTGATTTGGTATCAGGCTCTTGTTCGGTAAACGCAGGTTGGTCATCGGGGACGTGTCGTTCGTACTCAGCCACAACTCAATCGCCTTACGATCATAGGTGTAACCATCTGATGCAACATATGGATCCATCATCACTTCCTGAAACATTATTGGAGAGAAAATATCTCAGCAAACGTCCTATGAAATGTCCACTACAATTGACAAAGAGAAAATGTCAATTCCAGACCTGAAGTATGGGGCAAATGAAATGGCTTGGAGGTGCCGTGTGACCCTGAAGAACAGACTCTCTGGCCTTGGTTGCAACATCCTTCAGTCGCTCCAGTATCGGAAGAACATGCTCATTCAAGTCAGGCCGGTCTTTACGCCTCATTTCAGAGCACTTGAGTGCCAGAGCAGCCAGTTGTTGTGTCTCATTCAAAGGCCACTGCCCAGCAGATGCATCAAGTATGTCAACAAAGCAACCATCCTCTAGTGCGGTCTCCACAACATGCGCAAGGCCCATCGGTGATCTTGCTGTCAGCAACTGCAAGATCACAATGCCTAGCGCGTAAACATCGGATTTCATGGATAGCACACCGGTCCTTTGGTATTCTGGGTCAATGTAGCACAACGTGCCCACAGGTGCAGTGTTCTTGATCATTGTAGACAAGTACTGGCCCATGCTTGGAAGCAAAGTTGATAGGCCAACATCACCTATCTTGCTAACCAAGTTCCTGTCGAGCAATATGTTTGCAGGTTTCAGATCACGGTGGATGATAGGCTCTGGTTTGGAACTATGAAGAAACATCAGAGCAGTGGCCACCTCCCAGGTTATTCTGAAACGGTCAAACCAGGTCAATGGTGGCGTATTATTCCTGCGTTGCAGCATGTCATCCAGGCTACCATTTTCCATGTACTCATAAACCAGGCAACCATGTTCAGGGCATGCTCCAAGCATCATCAGCAGGTGAGGGTGACGAATTTTACCAAGGACCTCAAGCTGAAACAAGATGAGTTGATGCCTTTAGATTGTGAAGCAGTTTATGTCAGGATGATGACGAGCAGATCATAATCGATGCAAACACTAATCAACATGCAACATATGTGATTACATTTACACTAATCAACATGCAATATATGTGATTACATTTACAAAGTTAAGAGGAATGTTCAGCAATTGTGTGATACAGGGAGAAGGTTTTTACTACTATTCATATAAGTTGCACTTTGTTAGGAAAATGAGAATACCTCCTGCTGTAATTGCTGACTTCCACAGCCTTCAGGGGAGTTCAATACTTTGACAGCTGCTACTGTATGGTGAAATTTCGCCTTGTAAACGGTGCCATATGACCCCTTACCAATCATGAGAGCAGAAGAGAATGATGACGTTGACGCCTGAATCTCCTCCCATTTATACCTATTATATTCATCATAAGAGCATCCTGCAATCTTCTTTCCTGTTTCGTTCTCATTAGCTTGGTCATTATAGCTGTGTTTTTCTTCAATTTGATCAGAGCATTGCTTAAATTCAGCTTCTTTCCCTGCTTCGTGTTCTTCCATCTCCTGTTTTCTTACCAATCTTCTTACTCTGTCCTCTGTCAGTTGAATTTCTTTAAGCTTGATTTCATCTTCAATGTCTTGAGTGCGCAACTTTTTCAGCTATTAAGAAAGATGCAACATGAAAACGTTAGACCAATTATGTTATATGACTTTTGAATACTGCCTACGATGAAGGTTCAATGACAGTACTTCTTGACTGGTGTCAAATGATTCGTGCTGAGAACATTCATGAAGCTTATGAAGATGTTGTAATTTAACCCTCAACCTTTCAATCTGAAGCCTGAGATCATCCTGCTTAGAAGAAGTTCACAAAACACATTAGTTTCTTTTAATTTGATATTTTACTACTCTCTCCGAGGAAGAATTTACTGTATTCCCTAAGGTGTGGGAATACCTGATCATTAGAATGGTGAACATTTTCTGAAATTTCTGAAACTGATGCCTGATCAGAGTTATCAGGCAAATTATCTCTGTGGAAGCTCTTGTACATAGAATTTCCACTGCTACCACTACTGAACTGCATCTCTGATACGATTGAGTGTGAACTTGTCAGGGCTGTGTCTTCATTGCAAGAGACCTCGCTTGCAACACTGCCTGAGCTAGCTCTCCTGTCTGACAACTTGTTTATGATTGCCAGTGCTTGGCTGCGCTGCAATGGCAGGGAAGGTTGGTGGAACGATACATTTGGTGTTCCATATGTGTCTCCCCATTCTGTAGTTGGTAGAATGATTAGTACACTATACTACACTAATACAATAATGTAAATAATGACATGCAGCTCTGAGCTCTCCTTCGCATCCGagaaaaaaatatgaataaTGTAAATAACAAATGCCCAAATGCATCGCTCTCCTGAATGAAAGTACGTCACTTCTGATTGAGAACATTTTAATGCAGGGTGATTAAAATCTACGAATATGATAGATACATTCATAAAATAAATTCCATCTTAAGTACGAGTATCGCGCATCGTGCTACAGTCTGTATGTTTAGACTTCTacgttttttcctttttgttgtatAGCTCTGAGCTTTCATCttgtttttaatataatcggcagctctcctgcacggttcgtttccaaaaaaaaaaatatttagattTTAGAATAAAGCACTTCGAACAGTAccagaaataaaaaaattttgaTATCCAGACACCAAAGCATACTGAACCTCAATATGCAGGCAGAAACAAAACTGGCAGTTTTCTTAAGCGACATAGCTCTAGAGAAGTCAAACTCATCATATTCAAACAGTAGCTTTTCACATTAACATTAAATTGTGTACTTGTATATTACCTGAAGGTGCACAGGAGGAAAGACTTCTAGAACTAGGAGAAGAAACAGTTGAAGAAGATATGGATCGAGGTGTTTCAACAACGTCAGATGTAGCTGAGCGCACGAATGTAAGTTTTCCTTTTGAAATAACATATGCTGTACAGAAGCTCGGAGTGGACTCAGAGATTTTGGTTGCAGTCTTACTTCCTTTGAGTTTCCTGAAAAGTAATGCATCTTAGAAACACTTAGGTTGATCATTTTTAAACTGTCATCTAAGTTACCTCAATTCCATAGTTTTTATTACTTTATTTGCATGAGGTGTAAGGATTCAGCATTCATGGTTCAGTTTTATCACCGCTCTTTTTGGTGGACAGCTATGGTTTAACAATGGCGGTAAAACAAGTCAGTAGTACACTCCTCACATATCTGCCCTATAGTACTCATGCCCTTTAGTTGATTATTTGTCCAGTTCACATTATTTCTTTGCCAGTTTTCTCAAAACTTGTATGATAAGGTACTTGTATAGAACCCGCAAGTGGTGTAGGCCAGTAGATGGGACAATAATTAAGACGGCATGATCATCCTACCAAAATCTTTGCTTTTCTCAAGACTTCTTAATCATAATAGACCAGCTACCAGCATAACATTTATAGCCTTTGCACTACTTTGTTCAATTAGTCAATCTTATTAGCATGTGACTTGTTCATAAATCATAATCACAGGGAACACTAATGCACATGTACTAATACTGAAACTTCATACCAGGTTTAGTGTGGATAGAGTATCATGTGTCAAATGTTAGCACTGACCTCACAAATTAGATTTTTTCATACTTGAGTGCTGGCTCCTCTTATTCACTTAATCAAAATAATGACTATAGGACTGGATAACATGCATATACGGTCATGTATATATTGATCAATAATGTGCAGTAAAATAGCCATTTGTTGAAATAAATACCAAACATGAACTTACCTTCGGAATATATTCTTTGATGAAGAACCTAAAACTAATTTGGAAATATTGAATTTTCCTATTTCTTCACTTATTGCAGCAGCAACATCATCTGATTCAAGTAAAACAGCTTCAGCTTCTACCTGTCCACCAGATATAGAATAAAAATATGTTATTGATTAATAAGTTGTTCAAGGACAAGTGATctcaaaacaaaatattaacTGCAGGAGTGTAATGCATATATTATGCAAGCCAACCTTTTTCTGAGCACACATCTTCTTGAAAGGAAGAAGCATATTGCTCGCTTGCCATTCTGCTTCTTTCCTGTATGCAGATGCTACGTCTTCCCGTACTTGTGAGATTGGGATAAAATTGCCCACTAATTAAAGGAGAAAAAGGAACCAGTTAGTACTCTAATGATTTGGAATCAAAGCAATAAACAGGTACAGTCATAATTACATATTGTTGGCACCTACTCGTGCAGAGGTTCTCGAATCATATGTACAAGGCCACAAAAGAGGTTCTGGAATCATACAGCCTAATTGTGCAGTGCGTGGAGTTCAGTTGCCAGTACATAGTTGGTGTGGTGTTGCAATAACGAAATTTGTTCATAGCTGGTGCTAATGGTTAGCAGTGGATTAAGCCTATCTACCATGCATGAATGGATACCTAATAGACATTTTGGGTACAGTCCTTACAGAAAAGGTGGAAACTGGGTATCCTGGATAAACTAGCCAGTTCATAAGCTATGTCCTCTTCCAACACTGAAATAGCGGGTATTGGCATCGCAATATATAGTTTGCATAACAAATAAAAATCTGAAGGCTTATTCTGTTACTTTATCCCACATTGCAATGGAAAGTCCACATACTGTGCGTTGACTAAACATTTTTAATCAATTCACTTCTACGATGTAGCATCCAATTAGTACCTCCTCCTGTTAGAAAAAAAATCCTTAATCACAAACCATATCTCCTCCCgatttttcctcttttcttttttctttaaaaGACTAGTAGAACTTCACACTAAAAATTCAGTTTGATACAAGAACTGCGTTCTTCCCTGAAGACCGCATGAACTGCTACTGCATGTATAGGAGGAGGAATTGCTGATTACAGTTGAAATCAACCAGGGAGAAGATGGCTCACTTGGGGTGGGCACCATGGTGATCGCCGGGCGCACGTGGAGGATCCGGAAGAGGACCTTCCCTTCGGGGACGAACTTGTCGAGGGCCCACTTGAGCGCGTgcctgctgctcctgctcccgctgatcgccaccgccaccgtgctGAAGGCGGGGGCCTCCATTTCCTCCATCTCGCCGGCGGCTTCCTCGATCTCCATCTCCCCTTCCTTGTCCTAGGCACTGTTACAGAGGATCAGTCAggggagaaaaaaaatagtttcCTCCCCCCGCCTGGCTCGTCCCCAAATCAATCCTTCCGAAAAATACGCAAGGAATtggaaatgcaaaaaaaaaaaactcagagAAACGGTGGCAACTCCGAGGTGAAGAACAGGACTGGAGTTGCCGCCTTCCGTGTGGCGGGGACTCACTGAAGACGACttgtacaacaacaacaacaacgaaaAGGCAGCATCTCGGAGGAGAATCAAAGGATAGAATCTTGAGGGTCGAGACAGGTTGGTACGTACCTCGGAGGAGCCATGGCGTCGCGAGGGGAGGGTGAAGGGAGCCCGCGGCGGAGTCAGTCAAGAGGAGCCAGCGTGGAATCAGGGACCGGCGAGGGAGGTGGCGAGTCGGCAGGTTCGGATCGGCGGCTAAAGGCAGCTCTGCAGTTAAGTTAGTTGGTAGGAACCGAATAATTACACGCGGAAAGGAAGCGTcgtgtgtggtgtgtgtagACGAGACGAGGCACAAAATTTGCCGGGCTCACAagttagtttcaaaaaaaaaaaacaagttaaGTAAgatcattttcaaaaaaaattaagatcatttgaaaatgatcttaatttttttatagcATTCGTCGTCTTGGATATTATGAATTTAAAACCCGCTGTCTTTTGGCGGTCAATTTGCTTTGCTGAGGTCCTGTCCGAAGGAGTTTCTGAATATATAAGCATACATATGAAATACATGCTCAGGGATATTAGCCAAAAAGAATATATAATCATACATCATCTCGTCCTGTTGCGTTTTGTTTAATTGTTTCGGGACCCCTTCGTGACCACGGCGATGACAGACATGATTGGCAACTCGCTTAAATTCTATTCAAATGCAGCAGCTGCCTTGACCAGCAGCCTTCAGATATTCCAAGAAAGATACCACACCATGGCATGAGCCAAGTGAAGTTggattcagagtttcagacgACCGCGAAGTCTACGCGAGAGGAATGGGACAGCGTCGATTGCTACCAATGTTCTCACGGGTCACGGCCACGGAGCGATTGCTTGGAAGGCTGGGCAATGGATGGCCTCGATTTGATGGCGAGGTTTCAGGTTTGGCAGGtccggcggcgagcggtgggCAGCGACCTCGTCCTTGGCTCCTTGCCCAGGCgctccgccgtcgtcgtcgacgacgaCCCCGCCGTCGTACCTGCACCACGTAGACCTGCTGGCCGCCGTTAAGCTCGTCGTGGAAAATTGTAGGTCTCACAGGATTGCCGCTGTGAATTACTGTTACCAGGGGTATTTTCGTCAGCACGCAAATTAGAATTTTAAAAGATTGTTACAAATTTTGCAAACAGTTGGTCCATTATGTGCATTTTCAGCGTGAGAAATGACATGATTAATTTTTTGTTTCGAATACTACCTTTTTAACACGACATTGATTTTGGAGCGACCACACGAGCAAGCGAACAAGGGGCCCCGCGAACAAGGTATTCCCGGAAGAAAACACAGTCGTTACCTGGGCCGGTGACTGAAGTAAGCGAAGGCCCGGGGATGTCGTTGCGTGCTGGGAGCCCGGAGCGAAAAACCTCATTGTGGGCCGGCAGCCCCCACGGGCCACGTTGCGGTCGAACGGCCCATTTCGTGAGGGCCGTGGCGTggcaagttcggcccgttatctTTTTGGGCAGTCAGGCAGCTCAACGGGCTTGACGGTCCTCTAAAAATCAAATGGGAATTTCAGCCCAAAGGGGGGAGGGCATATCAAGAGCGGGCCCCACGGCCCCATCCCACCACAGATGCAAGCCATTTTGCCTTGCATGCTAtcctaggccttgtttagttgcgtaaagatttgggtgtaaaacactgtagcactttcatttgtatttgataattattgtcccgccatgggttaactaggctcaaaagattcgtctcgcaaattacaatctaactatgtaattagttattttatttagctacatttaatacttcatgcatgcgttgaaacattcgatgtgatggggaatcttgtaaagttttggaattttgaagggaactaaacagggccctaTCCTATCTCATCAGAGTTGTTAACGATCTATCCTGTCTCAAAGCAGAGGAAACGCCAAAGGATGTCGGGccaattggttccggcagtccGGCGGCACTCCGGAGGTCGTGAGTTCGATCTCCGGAAGGGGCGAATTTCCGCCTCTTTTTAAAAAAACCCCCTCACCTGCCTCATGTCCAAAGTACTGTGGAGCCCGATCTAACTCATAAGGCGACGGGCCCCCATGTACGGGTGAGGCAGAGGTTCGGGGTTTTTTTTGCCTGATGTGAGAAGGTCATTCAGCAAACCTCTTCGTCTACTTTTGGCTCCACACCAGAACAACACCAAGAAGCCAGTACGCCGAGTATTTGGCGCCAGTGTAGCAACAGTCCAAGCATGGAAAGGCAAAGCTCCCAGCAGACCAGCACCTACCGTCATGCCTGCAGGGACCTGCGGACCAAAAAAGTCCAGAGGAACCTGTCCAACCACTGCACCTGTAGCCATGTTCTTCTTCCACGGATCCACTGGAACCGTATGGTTTCGAGTTTCTAATGGAAGCAGAGCACAACGACGCAGCTGAAGAATGAGGGTTCCTGGTGTGGGGCAGTGACAGCGATTCGTGTTTTCTGAAACCCAGtttcagaagaagaaaaaaagtgcATGGTACTGGACTACAGGTAGCCAATGCATTGTTGTCCTTGAATCTTACCCAAAAAAAGGAACAATGTGTTATTGTCCTGTATAGTTGAATAATCATAGCTTAGATAACATCCAATGAACATTCAGGTAAGGTGGCCGTTCTCCCCTGCGTCTGCAAGTGGATGATCTTGACGTTCGGGTAGCCTGTCAGCGTACCAATAATACTCTGTTTTTTATTTGGTTGTTCTACTAATGAGAGAGTGATGAGCTTTTGAATCTTTCCAATGCAGGGAGAAGAGTGTCCAGGAAGCAAAGCAATCCTCTGGCCTGGCATTCATCTTCTGAAGTTTTGGCGATTCAGAAACATGTTCGGTCTGCGTGTCACACTGTCACTAGAGACGAATTCCTGACAAAATTCCCATGCCCCGTTCCGAATTATCCGTAACAAGATTCAGGGCAAGCCATGTTGCACGCGAATAACAAAGATTGCGCTTGA
Proteins encoded:
- the LOC120670669 gene encoding U-box domain-containing protein 35-like, coding for MEIEEAAGEMEEMEAPAFSTVAVAISGSRSSRHALKWALDKFVPEGKVLFRILHVRPAITMVPTPMGNFIPISQVREDVASAYRKEAEWQASNMLLPFKKMCAQKKVEAEAVLLESDDVAAAISEEIGKFNISKLVLGSSSKNIFRRKLKGSKTATKISESTPSFCTAYVISKGKLTFVRSATSDVVETPRSISSSTVSSPSSRSLSSCAPSEWGDTYGTPNVSFHQPSLPLQRSQALAIINKLSDRRASSGSVASEVSCNEDTALTSSHSIVSEMQFSSGSSGNSMYKSFHRDNLPDNSDQASVSEISENVHHSNDQDDLRLQIERLRVKLQHLHKLHECSQHESFDTSQELKKLRTQDIEDEIKLKEIQLTEDRVRRLVRKQEMEEHEAGKEAEFKQCSDQIEEKHSYNDQANENETGKKIAGCSYDEYNRYKWEEIQASTSSFSSALMIGKGSYGTVYKAKFHHTVAAVKVLNSPEGCGSQQLQQELEVLGKIRHPHLLMMLGACPEHGCLVYEYMENGSLDDMLQRRNNTPPLTWFDRFRITWEVATALMFLHSSKPEPIIHRDLKPANILLDRNLVSKIGDVGLSTLLPSMGQYLSTMIKNTAPVGTLCYIDPEYQRTGVLSMKSDVYALGIVILQLLTARSPMGLAHVVETALEDGCFVDILDASAGQWPLNETQQLAALALKCSEMRRKDRPDLNEHVLPILERLKDVATKARESVLQGHTAPPSHFICPILQEVMMDPYVASDGYTYDRKAIELWLSTNDTSPMTNLRLPNKSLIPNHSLRSAIMDWRSKSK